From Triticum aestivum cultivar Chinese Spring chromosome 7B, IWGSC CS RefSeq v2.1, whole genome shotgun sequence:
CTGAGGGCCCGCTGAACGTACGTCACAATGCGTTAAACTTCTTATACATCTATAGTCCTTCAGTAAAAGAGGAAAGGCTCACTTTAAGAATGAGTCAAGCAAGTTTCTTCTGTTGATGGTGTCCAAAGCTCTAAGATGGTCGGACCAAACCAAATGCCTTAGTTTATGCACACTGCAGAATAGTTTTGTTGTTGATATAGGTTTTGGAATAGCTAATCGCTCATGACACGATGTTTTCCGGGGCAATTATGCCCTAATCTGTTTTTCGGGGCAACACGGTGTTGTTTGTACGCTTCTCCTGTTAATTAAATATACTAAGATTGAAATGTACTGGTTAATTAACTATGTGCCCAATAAATTATTCAAGAAAAAAATTTCCTAATTAGTAATAAGGAACATATATCATGCAAATTCTAAAAGTAAAAATGGCTTGACTCGATGTCCTAATAAACAACTTTTGTTCCAACTTGGAACAACGACTAAGGAACACGTACCATATGCACACATATACATCAGCTAGTCAAATCAAAAAAAGCTGCGCTATGACAGTTATACCATATGTATACCCATAACTGTTTTCGTGTAGAATATTATGACATAGCTAGCTAAAGATCTCCTACATTAACTCCCAAAAGACTTGTGCTAATTTGAGTGGCAAGGTCAAGGAAACTAAACATGATCCAGAACTTATTTAAGATATCTTGTTCACACCTTTAGAAGAATATCAGTACTTTTCTGCCGTTTCTAGCAAGAGAAAATAAATGTAAAATTTATTAGTGCATTTTCGTGCCTTATTTCAGCTAGTGATAAATGTAGTTTGAAATATATATCTGTCGAGGAGTTGATCATAACCACATAAATGTGAGCACTATTTCATTGGCGACTAGTAATATATTTTATATGTGGCTTGCTTATCGTGTTCAGAGAACACAACATTAATTTCAATGCACTTCCAATAATTTCCAAAACCATTTCCGTATTGCATGCATTCAACACATATTCCATTGACTAGGTAGATCCAGTAAAAAAAAATCATGGGTCAAATTAAACATTTAATGAAATTAGGACTCACTCAGAGGAGTCCATAAAATCCAACATCAATGTAATCAACTAGTGGAAATTAAAATTTTAGTTATTATACCCATACTAATTTTGCATTAGATGTCATGATCGTTCGAGTTGATGCAATTTTTACAATGCGCGCTCCATATGCGTTAAGAATCGATATTTTCAACCTAGCTCAGAAACAGTTAGGCATTATGGCCTCCAACAACAACAGAACGGTGAAGGCTCAGTTGGTTAGCGTTGTAATGATTATCATAGCACTCCTATATTACATGCACGCTACTTTTCTAACTTATTTATATACATCTGATATGCCGTGCAGGGGGCAATAGCAAGACGGTTACTCCAATGAATATTCATTTGGCTTCGCCAACACCTAATACTCGACAACAGGATGCCCTGAATGCACAGGCTGCCACGGGTTAGTACCTCTCACCGATGGCTCGAGTATAGCCAGAGTTAAATTATGTATTATTTTGTATTCGATTACCTAAAAGTAATCTGATTTGACATGCGGCGATGAGTATTAATCCCACTACGCCGGTGACATCGCGTAATGCTGTTAAACATGCATCTTTTGGTAGTGATTAATTTGTACCACCTCTTCCTTTCTCAGAAAAACTTGAGTCTATTCTATCCGGCTTTAATAAAGAGATAATATTTTCGAGATTGACACGTCTTGATGGTGAATCCTAGATCATTTGGTTTAGTAGGCGTATGCTGCAGAAAAACTTTGTATACGATTATTTGAGCTGGAAAACTTTGTATTATTTGAAATATTTTCCATCTTACTGATATATAAATATTTTTGTACAAGCAATAATATATAGAATCTTTTTGCTTCATCCGTTTCTATCAAGTCATTTATTTTTTGATCCGTGGTTACTAACCCACAGATGCATGTACTAACCATTTAACTTATATATCTTTTGACTTTTCATGGAGTGAGGATTAAGCCATGTGCTTGTATCAGAAAAACTAATTAATTAGTATCACCTCTTCCTTTGATGGATCACTTGAGTGTATTCTATCCAGCCTCTGTAAATAGATAATATCTTGACATTAACATGTGTTGAACATGAATATTTGATCAATACCTTTAGTGAGCGTATGTTGCCGAAAACTTCATATTATTGAAATATTTTTCATGATCAATCTAATAATACTATCTTTCATCTTAATTTTTTTCATGATAAATCTAATAATACTATCTTTcatctaataatactaaaaatagaaaaatttctgCACACCATCTATAGCGAGTCATTTATTTTTGAATCCGTGCTTAGTGACCCACAGAGGCATGTACTAACCATTTACCTTATGTAAATTCTGATTTCCCATGGAGCAAGGATTAAGCCATGTGCCTGTATAGAAATTTGATTGCTGGGAATAAGAGTTATCATCTATATTCTTTTATTAGTTAGTTGATGTCATGCAGCTAGTGGTATGCCTGCGAGTGCAAGGAAACCATCCACAACAGAGTGGCAGAAACAAAGTCAGGCATCTTCTACTGGTTTGTACCTTGTCACTCGAGTTAGAAGCATAGAGTCTGCCTATGTATACAATACTCCACGGCTTCACCTATGAATACAAGATAACTTAATTAATCTCATctaaaaaataaacatagactatCAAATCAATTTTACTGGATCTATCATGAAATAAGTATTCAAAATGTAATGATTAGGTATTAATATATGTTGATATTTTCGCATGTAAACTTGATCAAAATTGAAACAGCTtgatttaaaaaaaaaagaaaagactaaatgGCTTTGTATACAtcaacagagggagtactaatcgACTCATATCACACAAGACCGAGTGTACATATATGTACATTATGTGGCACCTGATTTTCTGCTCTGCATTTTTTATCTAGGTTCCATTCCATGTCCAAAATGATTTTGCTAAAGTTTCTTTTGTCATCTCCCTGTGATCTTGCGTGCATGCAGATCAACCTAGACGTCATGTCCCATCATCATCAGAGAGCAATAGGAATGGGCAATCATCAACAAGCAGCAGTCAAAGGGGGCATGCGGAGTCTCATGGTGCCGGAAAACCGAAGTCTGCAGGAACAAAAAACAAGTGAACTCTACAGTATCTTGCTTATGGATGGTAATGATTTATTGCTCTACTTATATACATACTGCACACCTCAGAGACTTTGTCTGATTGAAATTAATCTTGTTTTTCCTCAGGCAAGCTATGATGCGTGTAGCAGTTCAATCGTCCGATCTTCAATGAGCATACTCTATctctaaaataataaaaataatatgtCTATTGTACTCTCTGATAAATTGGTTGTAATTTAGTCGCTACGTAAGTGGAACCAAGAGAAATATATATATGAATCTGTTACATGTAGCGGGTTGTAATTGCCTCTCAACAGATTTGCATGATGCCCCTAGTCCATATTTATGTTGTGTGTATTGAGTTCACATATATTGTATTTGGGATTTGGGGTTGCACTAATAAGTATTTGAGAGTGTGTAACTCGCAAACATTGTACATTTATCTTAAAGTATTTTACCATGTATGTTAAGGAATGAAAGGTGTTCTGCCATATGTTGTTGCCTCAAATAATTGCGCGCAGAGCACGGCCAGGCTTGCTAGAACAAACGAGCGCATGCAGCAGATGTCGCACTGGCAAGGACGATATGAAAGGCTCCTGCCCTAGCCGTGAATCTCACCTCCAACACGATGTCATGAACGCGCATGGAAGAGCGCTGGCCAGCCCACCTGTAGGTAAGTTTGATTCTCCAGTCTAGGTGTTGTAAGTGCCTTTGGTAGCGAAAAATGCCAAAcggagaccgagctccatggaggccttgaTTTGAAAACTTCAACATTCATACTTTTAAGTTTCAAAAACTTCTGAAAAAATAGACGTTTACCTAGCGACATAATGTACATGTGTGTAGATTTTCAGGTCAAAATATGCTAAAATGAGAGCTACACAAAAAAAAAATCAGGGTTGCATATATGTGTATTGTTCATCCTCAAAGTCTGTGTTTTTATTTTGTGCAGCTCGCAATTCAAGGGATTTGATCCTGAAATTTTATACACATACACATTACATCTTTGAATTTTACACATACACACATATACATCACACACTAAGGCCTGCTGGCTCTCCAAAATGCCCTGCTCGGCAGCGACAGCAAAATGCATGCACTCTGTTCTTATATAGCAGTCATATTGCATTTGGGATTGTACTAATTATAAGTATCTGAGTGTGTGTACCTCGTAATAACTCTTCGTTCTCTCAAAGTGTTTTAGAATGCATGGTAAGGAGTGAAAGTGTGGAATTTTTTACCAGGTTGTCTTGAAACACAATCTTTACTAAGAAAAGTttcaccatggagaagttagatgTTTATATTACCTCCTTTTATTCCCCTTTATGTGCTGGAGTTTTCTCCAGGTTTTTGTACCTACTACAGATCACCATTTGTGCACTCTTTAAATGACGCATTGCCACACTTATCTGATGCCTATCAGATTTATGATTTTTTTATGGTGTCCACTGGATCTATTGCAAATTGGATATTTTTTTCTTAAAATGTGGTGTGTACACACGGGGATGATTCTATCCCAAGATGGTTAGCAGCTGTTATTTCAAGGAAGTATCGATTTGTCGTCTCTCTTACAACAAAGAGCTTTGATCCAGGATCATAACGACGATTCTATCTATCTGTCGTTTAAAGGTTGCTACACACGATTCTTCTATCTATCGTCTTTGCTCCCAAGATGTGCCTTCGTCTCCACATTGACGCATGCATGCTATAGTTACAAGCGTACGTACGTGGGATTAGTGAGTCCATGTGCCATACGTACCTACCTACCGATCAGAAGAATCTTCTATAAATAGCTACACCCATCCGCCTCCCGGCCATCTGCTTCCGCGCCGGGCGCCGGCCTCGTAACCATGGAGCTCATGCCAACCGTCTTctgccttctcctcctcgtccttgcACAGGATGGTATGCACATCATAAACTCCTTACAGCCTTGCTTTTGCTTTTAGATATTCGTTACTAGCTCCACGAGTATACATGTTATACTTCGATCTCGTCAAGTTCTTCATGCATGCACTGAGACATGATTGATCTATCTGACAGGGGCTCGTGTGGAGGCATGAGGCACACCTTCGGCTGATCAGGGGTCAAAGAACCAATGGTCCAGCATGTTCGTCTTCGGCGATGGCTTCGTCGACAACGGCAACCTCCCGGAGACCGACACATGGCGTCAATGGAGCTATCCCTACGGCTCCTATCTCAACTCCCGTGGATCTGCGACTCCTGTTCCAACTGGGCGCCTTTCCAACTATTGGATTCAATCTGACTTCATCGGTACGTATTCAGTACATATACTGGTATGCTAGTACCTAGCTAGATAGAGAATTTATTTTTGAGCACGTACAACCTTATATCTAAGATCATTCAAAATAATCCATCATATCAACGCTCTAGATAATTTAGTTCCGACCCTTACAATCTTATATGTGTTCTACTAAAAATAATCCTTCATATTTATTGATTTATTTCCCTTGCAGCAAGGATCTTGGGCCTCAGTGAAGCCCCTCCATCGTACAGGCTCACGCCACATCTATCTTGCGACccatctggcatgacctttgctttcGGCGGCGCTGGCGTCTACGAGGTGCCGGACAAGAAGGTGCCGACCCTTGCCACACAGGTCAATGCTTTCACGAGACTACTCAATGCTGGGGTCATCTCAAAACAACAGCTTCAGAGCTCGGTCGCTCTCGTCTCCATCTCCGGCAGTGACTACATGACTGGTGCCAACGTAGAGAATGCCTTCTTGAGTAGCTTCGATGATGTGAGTAGTAGTTAGCAGACTCAAACTTGCAAACACTAACCAGTCTGCAATTACTATATACCCATCTTCTTACCAAGTAACTTCTCTTCCATGCAGATCGATAGTTATATTGGGAATGTGACGACCGAGATTGCGAAGAACGTGGGGAGGCTACAGAGGCTAGGTGTGAGAAAGGTACTAGTGAACAACATGCATCCCATTGGCTGCACGCCTTTGCGGACTAGTTCGAGCAACTACACGACATGCGACCTTCTGGCCAACTATGCCGCAACTGTGCACAACATCAATATAGAACACCTAATGGGCAACAAGAATAATGCCCACATACTGGACCTCTACACTGCCTTCACCGACATCGTCAATCACGCCCCTGGTAAGTACTTTATATGTCTGCACGCGCATGATGCAAATTAAATCAGATTTCACATGTATGCATTTTATTAAACATCTGTTGGAACTATGTGTATGCAGGTGAAGGGTCGGAGCAGTCAAACAATTTCAAGCGCAAGCTGACACCTTGCTGCGAGGCTTCCACTGAGCTGGGGTACTGTGGACAGGTTAGCCCTTCAGGGGAGCGCCTCTATGACCTATGCAAGAATCCTGACAAGAAGTTCTACTGGGACGAGTCTTACCCGACAACTGCTGGGTGGGAAGCTGTTACAGAGGCGCTAGAAGAACCTTTGAGGGAGTTCCTAGATCGGGACTATGTTCCATGATGCATTTATAGTTTAGGTTTAGCTCGATCCATTGCTTGTTGGTGCAGTATCTTTTAGCTAGGTTAGCTTTATATAGATAGTATTCCTATTTAGGAAGAAACTTTTGAGGTTTTGTTTCCTTGTGTTCCATGAACTTTGGTCTAGTTGCCTTCATGTTTTAAGAAAGATAGTCCTATTATATATGGTGAATCTAGCGTGCATCTATTTGAGGAGCTTGTGGGAGTTGCAGCAAACAAAGAAGGTGCTTGGCTGATAGAGTGATAGGTTCTATTTGTGTCAAGATTAGATATATAGGATCGCATGTGCGATCTTTGGTCTCAAAGACTGCGTTTTAGTCGATTGAGGTAACGCTCCACCTGGTGCATCTCGTGCTGCTCTTCCCTGCGCTGCCGCCATTGCCTCGCGCATGGTTGGTTTGCCGTTGCAGTGCGTGGCGGTAGCACGGGTGTTTGACACAATATTATGGGTGCCAAGCCAGCTCATTTCGACGTGGCAAAGACGACAAATACGCACACTGGCACTCGCACACCAGACATTCGTCCAGCTTTCTCGGCACTTCTTTAAGGTGTTTGTTCAGGTTCTCCTTTCACCATGTACGCCTCGGCTCGCCAAGGCTGTGTTTATGTCGTCGTTCCCATACGTCTTGTCGTAACAGTAGCCTGTAATTAAAAGCGCACAGGTCGTGCCTGTGAGAAACTCCACTTGGCTCTCTGCCGGTGTCGGGGATGACCTTGCGTTGGTATTTGTTTCAATTCCAATGGCAGGCCCATGTCTGTAACAAGCTAGGTCTTATGCCGCAGATATTTATTTCACATTCGTGGGCTTGGTTTCTTTTACTTTGCTGTTACGAGTATTGGGAAGCAAGTTAACGGGAGAGACAGATGCTTCCTGGGAAGAAGGAAATATTGATCACTTCAAGCTAGTCCGGCATATGTTGGTGGATCCTAAAGAAAGTAAAATGGAATATGTTATAGTTGAATTGGGACAAAATGGTGCTCCCTAAATCAAAGGGTGGTATGTGTTTTCGTGATATGTGTCCTTCAGCCAAGCACTTCTAGCAAAACAAGCTTGGCGATTGGTCGACGGTCTGGAGGGCTTATGTGCATGATTGCTAGGTGCAAAATAATACTGGCCCCAATGGGAATTTGTTGGATCCAGTGTTTACCGCGTCCACTGTGTGGAAAGGAATAGAAAAAGGGATGGCACTAGTCAAGCAATAATTTAGGAGAGTTGTTGATGGTACTTCCATTCCTACGAGGATCATCGTTACACCGCATCGCGCTCAAGGAAAATTGTAGACTACATCTTGCGGTGGTTTTTTTTTTCACACAAGGGGTACCCGCTTTCAATCTCTTCATGCAAGGATAGTTCAAGGCCTGACTGTGTGCGTATCATCAAATTCTGAGTTGTAATCAGAGACGTCTGGGCTTGAGTAGTTGAGTTGACCAAGTGTCTCCAGTCAATATCATTTGTGTGGAACGTCTATCTATCACCTTTCTCGCGAACCAATTTTGCGCAGCCAGATATTGGGTTTCCAGAGAAAATATGGCTCATGCCTTAGAGGAGTGTAGTTTGACTATATTTTCTTCGGTCAACCTGCTGCCGGTGAACTTGCTGGCGTGACTGCGATAGGCTAGTCATGGACGCCATGGTTTGTGCCATCTCAAGCTTCTTCGTTGCATTGAGTTTCTCTCCCTTTATCTCTCTTCATAAGCTTGCGACCTCTTGGTGGAGCGGCAAAAATATATGAGGAGGACGTCAAACATCATGCAACAAGGTCATTGTGCTTGTCTAGGATTTCTGGCATTACATAATTCAGGCATGACACATGGTAAAGAAGCTACACCAATGGAGGCACTGGTCAAGTTACTGGTGGTTACATGACATAACTTAATAATACGCAGTGGTTCACAACCGGAGATATCATTAAAGGGAAGATGCCACTGCAGAATTCCTAGAGGGAAACAGAACAAAAATATGATGCCCCAAACCTGTTCTTGCCACCGCCGCCAAAAAATATGGCTGCCCTTTTGGTGTACAGGTCTTTTTGGGCATCAGATGGTACTTTGGGGACCGATATATGCTCCTCAGGACACATGATGGAACAATTGTATTTGCAGCTTGTCGCATGTCGCTTTCTGTTAAACTGCTACGAGGTGTTGGAAGTGGAGGTACATGCGGTAATGATCGGTATGCACTAGCTTTCCAACATAACGATCTTCATGCAGTGATGCGGTCGGACTTTTCAGTTGCTCTTTCCATTGTCTCTAGTGATGACCTAGATCGCTCTGCTTATGGACATATTGCTGCTGAGATGTTGACAGTGAGTTTATTTCGCACAAGCATCAATGTTGTAGATTTTCTGGCATGTTATAGTCGTACTGAATGTATATCACTACTGTGTGGCTACATATAGGACacccttgtactccctccgtcccaaaattcttgtcttagatttgtctaaatacggatgtatcaagtcacgttttagtattagatacatccatatctagactaatctaagacaaaaaatttgggacagagggagtatgttgcAGCTCTTGCATCTgtgggggggtggggtggggggtgaaCATCAACTCAATGTCACTGTTAGCCCTATAGGTCCCTCAATTCAGTATGCGCCTCCATAATGTGATTAAGCTCAATAGAGCCCGTCGCTGTGGTTCTACATGGATGAAAACTGCTGATGCTTCCTTACGTTCTCTTTCTCATTGGACTTCTTCTTTCAGTTaaaacttttgatctatttaaaaTATCTCATGGCACTACAAAGAGCACCAGAAGTAACATAAATTACAACCAGGTCTAGGGACCACATAGCAACGACTATAAGCACTGGAGCGAGCTGAAAGCGCGCCAATGTCATCGCCCCTCCCACACCCGAGCCGGAAAGACCTTGTTCTAGACTTCTTCTGAGGGTGCCAAACAATAATATGTGAAAGGCCCATGTGAAAGTTAGCAAAGTGCCCTATTGCCCTTGATAATTGAATTGAGATAATTGTTGCCTATGCTGAGATCCCATGTTGTTGTGTCTTTAGAGATTCACTTGTCAACTCTGCATAGACCTGACTCATTCGTGTGTTAATGTGATGTAGAGACCTAGAAAGTTCACCTCCATCTACTGAAGGAGTCTTCGGTGACCATACTTATGTTTTTCTTGTAGGAGATCAACAAATTAGTACATCTTGCTCACCTCCCCTAAGGACAAACTGGAATGCTTGTTGCCGTCGGTACTTATGGTGATTCTCCATCATCTAATAAAAGGCAAAGTAATGAAGCTAGTAATAGCATTGATGACAGGCTCACACTAAATGCGAAATTCCATCCCCTCCTGCAAAGCACCCAcaa
This genomic window contains:
- the LOC123162321 gene encoding uncharacterized protein isoform X2 yields the protein MASNNNKTLKGGSSKTVTPQKIHSASPTPNTRQHDALNARAAAGASSKTVTPLKIHSVLPTPNTQKPDALNARSATGGNSKTVTPMNIHLASPTPNTRQQDALNAQAATASGMPASARKPSTTEWQKQSQASSTDQPRRHVPSSSESNRNGQSSTSSSQRGHAESHGAGKPKSAGTKNK
- the LOC123162321 gene encoding putative protein TPRXL isoform X1 → MASNNNKTLKGGSSKTVTPQKIHSASPTPNTRQHDALNARAAAGASSKTVTPLKIHSVLPTPNTQKPDALNARSATAMSTNHITPLASRNAGGNSKTVTPMNIHLASPTPNTRQQDALNAQAATASGMPASARKPSTTEWQKQSQASSTDQPRRHVPSSSESNRNGQSSTSSSQRGHAESHGAGKPKSAGTKNK
- the LOC123160332 gene encoding GDSL esterase/lipase At3g09930: MFVFGDGFVDNGNLPETDTWRQWSYPYGSYLNSRGSATPVPTGRLSNYWIQSDFIARILGLSEAPPSYRLTPHLSCDPSGMTFAFGGAGVYEVPDKKVPTLATQVNAFTRLLNAGVISKQQLQSSVALVSISGSDYMTGANVENAFLSSFDDIDSYIGNVTTEIAKNVGRLQRLGVRKVLVNNMHPIGCTPLRTSSSNYTTCDLLANYAATVHNINIEHLMGNKNNAHILDLYTAFTDIVNHAPGEGSEQSNNFKRKLTPCCEASTELGYCGQVSPSGERLYDLCKNPDKKFYWDESYPTTAGWEAVTEALEEPLREFLDRDYVP